The Buchnera aphidicola (Cinara cf. splendens/pseudotsugae 3390) sequence AAAAAAAATACTTAAAAGGAAAAAAAATAGTATTAATTTTTGAAAAACAATCTACTAGAACTAGATGTGCTTTCGAAATAGCTGCTAATGATCAAGGTGCCTATACTACATATATTGGTCCTCATGATACTCATATTGGATATAAAGAATCTATTCAGGATTCTGCAAAAATACTAGGTACAATATATGATGGAATACAGTACAGAGGTTATGATGATAAAGTTCTTCATGACTTTAAAAAATATTCCAATAAACCGGTTTGGAACGGTTTGACTAATACTTTCCATCCTACTCAAATTTTAGCAGATTTATTTACCATGAAAGAAATCTATCCTAATAAAAAATTACAAAAAATAAGATGTGCATATATAGGAGACGCTCAAAATAATATAGCAAATACACTTTTAGACGCAGCTACTTTTATGAATTTAAAAATAAATATTGTATCTCCTAAAATATATCAACCTAAAAAAAATTTTTTATTAAATTTGAATAAAAAAAGAAAAAAAAATACCAATATTTTGTATACTGATAATATTGAGAAAGGTGTAAAAAACGTTGATTTTATTTATACTGATGTATGGGTTTCTATGGGAGAAAAAAAAAGTGCTTGGGAAAAAAAAATAAAAACACTATATCCTTACCAAGTTAATCAAAAAATATTAGATATGACAGAAAACCCTAATATTAAGATACTGCATTGTTTACCAGCGTTACACGATAAACAATCTTCTTTAGGATTAGAAATTCATAATATATTCAATATCAAAAATGGATTAGAAATTAGTAATGACGTTTTTAATTCTAATTTTAATATCAGTTTTCAACAATCAGACAATCGATTGCATACAATTAAAGCTCTATTAATATCATGCTTATCAAAAAAAATTTTTTTTAAAAGTAAAAACTAAAAGACATATTTTTATACTCTATGTTCAAAATATAACTTACATAAAACAAATCACTACAAAAATAATGGAGAAGTTTGTGTCAAAAAAAAAATATGTTTTAAATACTGTATTTGGACCATATTCTTCTGTTATACGAACAAAAGATTTATTTTTCATTTCAGGTCAAATTCCAGTAAACAAAAAAACAGGAATAATACCTAAGTATATATCAGATCAAACTACTTTAGCTTTACAAAATATAAATTTAATATTACACGAAAATTATTTAAGTATACAAAATATTGTTAAAATCACTATTTTTACAACCCAAATGGATAAATTAAAAGAAATTAATTTATCCTATCAAAAATTTTTCAACAAATATACTAACCAATATCCTGCACGATCATGTATAGGAATATCAGAACTACCTCAAAAAGTATCTATAGAAATTGAAGCAATAGCATCTGTATTATATAAAAAATAAATATGCCACTACGTGGCATAAAATTAATAAATTAATTAGTTTTATAATCACTTACATTATACAAAAAAATTAAAAAGTACGTTTAATATAATTTTTACGATTTCCGAAAGATAAAGATTTTTTATTTTCTCGTAATGATGAATATGCTATGAGCTTAATATTAATAGGTTTATTTAAAATACGTGTACGCAATAAACAAGCGAGTAACCTTTTAGAATGATTTTTAGGTAATTCAACAGTAGAATAAGTCGAAAATAATTTAATTGCTCCTATTAATCGACTACTAATATCTCCTTCATTAGCAATTGCTCCAACAATGTGACGTACTTCTATACCATCATTTTTACCAACTTCAATACGATATAATGTCATATTTTCTGATTTCTTACGATCATGAATAAAACGAGAATTTGGATTT is a genomic window containing:
- a CDS encoding Rid family detoxifying hydrolase, coding for MSKKKYVLNTVFGPYSSVIRTKDLFFISGQIPVNKKTGIIPKYISDQTTLALQNINLILHENYLSIQNIVKITIFTTQMDKLKEINLSYQKFFNKYTNQYPARSCIGISELPQKVSIEIEAIASVLYKK
- the argF gene encoding ornithine carbamoyltransferase — encoded protein: MKTLYKKSFLQFSDFTQEEILYLIKLSGFVKNQKNKKKEKKYLKGKKIVLIFEKQSTRTRCAFEIAANDQGAYTTYIGPHDTHIGYKESIQDSAKILGTIYDGIQYRGYDDKVLHDFKKYSNKPVWNGLTNTFHPTQILADLFTMKEIYPNKKLQKIRCAYIGDAQNNIANTLLDAATFMNLKINIVSPKIYQPKKNFLLNLNKKRKKNTNILYTDNIEKGVKNVDFIYTDVWVSMGEKKSAWEKKIKTLYPYQVNQKILDMTENPNIKILHCLPALHDKQSSLGLEIHNIFNIKNGLEISNDVFNSNFNISFQQSDNRLHTIKALLISCLSKKIFFKSKN